The Amycolatopsis sp. NBC_01480 genome segment CTGGTGGGGCAACATCACCTTCGCCGTCGGCCTGATCGCGGTGCTGGTCGGCATCACCTACGGCATCCAGCCCTACGGCTCCTCGCCGACCGGCTGGGGCAGCCCGATGGTGCTGTCCTGCCTGATCGGCGGCATCGCGGTGCTGATCGCGTTCATCGTGATCGAGACCAAGGTGGACAACCCGCTGTTCCGCCTCTCGCTGTTCCGGATCCGGGCGTTCAGCTGGGGCAACCTGGCGAACCTGACCGCCTCGCTCGGCCGCGGCGGGCTGCAGTTCATCCTGATCATCTGGCTGCAGGGCATCTGGCTGCCGCAGCACGGCTACACCTTCGAGCAGACGCCGCTGTGGGCGGGCATCTACATGTTGCCCATGACGGTCGGCTTCCTGGTCTCCGCGCCGACCTCGGGCATCCTGTCCGACCGGATCGGCAGCCGGCTGCTGGCCTCGGGCGGCCTGGTGCTGACGGCGATCACCTTCGTGCTGCTGATCATCCTGCCGGTGAACTTCAACTACTGGTCGTTCGCCGCGATCCTGCTGATCAACGGCATCGGCATGGGCATGTTCTCCTCGCCCAACCGCGCCGAGGTGATGAACAGCCTGCCGGCGGACGCGCGCGGCTCCGGCTCCGGCATGATGACCACCTTCCAGAACGCGGCCATGGTGCTCTCGATCGGCTTCTTCTTCAGCCTGATCATCGCGGGCCTGTCGAACAACCTGCCGGCGGCGATGAGCGCGGGCCTGACCGCCCACGGCGTCCAGCCCGGCGCGGCCGACCAGATCGCGCACCTGCCCGCGGTCGCCGTGCTCTTCGCGGCGTTCCTCGGCTACAACCCGATCCAGCAGCTGCTGGGCGGCCAGCTCGCCACCCTGCCCCCGGACCAGGCCTCGTTCCTGACCGGCCGCAGCTTCTTCCCGAACCTGATCTCCGGCCCGTTCCAGGACGGCCTCGCGGTGGCGTTCGGCTTCGCGATCGTGGTGTGCCTGATCGGCGCCGTCGCTTCGCTGCTCACGAAGAGCAAGAAGTCGGTGTCGTCGGAGTCGGTGGGTGAGGAACTGGCCGCGGTGGCCGGTGAGTCCGGTGGCGGGCCGAGCGAGCTGGTGGCTCCTTCCAGCGAACGCTGACTCGGCCGGTAACAACACGCGAAACCGCCCCGGGACACCTCGTCCCGGGGCGGTTTTTGTTGCCGTGGAAGGGTTTTACCAGCCGAACGAAGCCCGCTCGATCTTCACCGGATGCTTGGGCGCCCCGTCCAGCGGCCCGTTCGGGTCGGTCGGGATGATGCCGTCCGCGACCATCCGGTCCAGCGCCGACATCCCGCTCACCACGGTCCCCAGCACCGAGTACTGCGCCGGGATGTGCGCGAAGGAATGCACGATGAAGAACTCCGACCCGTTGGTCCCCGGCCCCTGGTTCCCCATGGCCACGGTGCCGCGCGGGTACGTTTCCGCACCGGTGACCTCGTCCGGGAACTTGTAGCCGGGGCCGCCCTTCTCCA includes the following:
- a CDS encoding MFS transporter, producing MAERRTYSVAELGPRYKWIALSNTTLGMLIATINSSIVLIALPDIFKGIGINPLEPSNTSYLLWMIMGFLVVTAVLVVSFGRLGDMYGRARMYNLGFAVFTFSSIMLAITWFDGDAAALWLIGWRIVQGVGGAFLMANSSAILADAFPSNQRGLALGMNGVAAIAGSFLGLVIGGVLAPIDWNLIFLVSVPIGVIGTIWAYLKLHDTGIRQHARMDWWGNITFAVGLIAVLVGITYGIQPYGSSPTGWGSPMVLSCLIGGIAVLIAFIVIETKVDNPLFRLSLFRIRAFSWGNLANLTASLGRGGLQFILIIWLQGIWLPQHGYTFEQTPLWAGIYMLPMTVGFLVSAPTSGILSDRIGSRLLASGGLVLTAITFVLLIILPVNFNYWSFAAILLINGIGMGMFSSPNRAEVMNSLPADARGSGSGMMTTFQNAAMVLSIGFFFSLIIAGLSNNLPAAMSAGLTAHGVQPGAADQIAHLPAVAVLFAAFLGYNPIQQLLGGQLATLPPDQASFLTGRSFFPNLISGPFQDGLAVAFGFAIVVCLIGAVASLLTKSKKSVSSESVGEELAAVAGESGGGPSELVAPSSER